In Struthio camelus isolate bStrCam1 chromosome 4, bStrCam1.hap1, whole genome shotgun sequence, a genomic segment contains:
- the CASP6 gene encoding caspase-6 isoform X4, giving the protein MEKIAKGGMVHRKLYVNVYANVTMSSLLIAGQVQLDSRPTLSTIDGNQNITEVDALDRRQTLDPLEQYKMNHKRRGVALIFNQERFFWHLMLTERRGTIADKNNLARSLTDLGFKVRCFDDLKAEDMLEKIYDASAEDHSDADCFVCVILSHGEDDHVYAYDAPIKIEAITSMFRGDRCQSLVGKPKIFIIQACRGNKHDDPVVVRDLVDSTENESIANETEVDAAGVCTLPAGADFLMCYSVAQGYFSHRETVNGSWYVQDLCEALRKHGSSLEFTELLTVVNRKVAHRKVDMCRDINAIGKKQIPCFASMLTKKLYFHPKSK; this is encoded by the exons atggaaaaaatagcaaaaggtgGGATGGTGCATAGAAAATTGTATGTAAACGTGTATGCAAACGTAACCATGTCTTCTCTTCTAATTGCAGGCCAAGTCCAGCTGGATAGCAGACCTACCTTAAGCACCATAG ATGGAAATCAGAACATCACAGAAGTAGATGCACTTGATAGAAG ACAAACACTTGACCCTTTAGAGCAGTACAAAATGAATCACAAAAGAAGAGGAGTTGCATTAATCTTCAATCAGGAGCGCTTTTTTTGGCATTTAATGCTGACAGAAAGACGTGGGACTATTGCAGACAAAAACAATCTGGCACGCAG TTTGACAGACCTTGGATTTAAAGTCAGATGCTTTGATGACCTGAAAGCAGAAGATATGCTGGAGAAAATTTATGATG CCTCTGCGGAGGACCACAGTGATGCCGACTGCTTTGTATGTGTGATCCTGAGCCATGGTGAGGATGACCATGTTTACGCATATGATGCCCCAATCAAAATTGAGGCAATCACAAGCATGTtcagaggagacaggtgccagagTCTGGTAGGAAAGCCTAAAATATTTATCATTCAG GCATGTCGAGGTAACAAACATGATGATCCAGTTGTTGTTCGGGATTTAGTAGACAGTACAGAGAATGAATCCATTGCCAATGAGACTGAAGTGGATGCAGCTGGTGTCTGTACCCTGCCTGCTGGTGCAGACTTTCTCATGTGCTACTCTGTGGCACAAG GGTACTTTTCTCACCGCGAAACTGTGAATGGCTCCTGGTACGTTCAAGATTTATGCGAGGCACTTAGAAAGCACGGCTCTTCCTTGGAGTTCACAGAGCTTCTCACTGTCGTTAACAGGAAAGTGGCTCATCGCAAGGTAGATATGTGCAGAGATATTAATGCTATAGGAAAGAAGCAGATTCCTTGTTTTGCCTCAATGTTAActaaaaaactgtattttcatcCGAAATCCAAGTAG
- the CASP6 gene encoding caspase-6 isoform X3 — MEKIAKGGMVHRKLYVNVYANVTMSSLLIAGQVQLDSRPTLSTIGNGNQNITEVDALDRRQTLDPLEQYKMNHKRRGVALIFNQERFFWHLMLTERRGTIADKNNLARSLTDLGFKVRCFDDLKAEDMLEKIYDASAEDHSDADCFVCVILSHGEDDHVYAYDAPIKIEAITSMFRGDRCQSLVGKPKIFIIQACRGNKHDDPVVVRDLVDSTENESIANETEVDAAGVCTLPAGADFLMCYSVAQGYFSHRETVNGSWYVQDLCEALRKHGSSLEFTELLTVVNRKVAHRKVDMCRDINAIGKKQIPCFASMLTKKLYFHPKSK; from the exons atggaaaaaatagcaaaaggtgGGATGGTGCATAGAAAATTGTATGTAAACGTGTATGCAAACGTAACCATGTCTTCTCTTCTAATTGCAGGCCAAGTCCAGCTGGATAGCAGACCTACCTTAAGCACCATAGGTA ATGGAAATCAGAACATCACAGAAGTAGATGCACTTGATAGAAG ACAAACACTTGACCCTTTAGAGCAGTACAAAATGAATCACAAAAGAAGAGGAGTTGCATTAATCTTCAATCAGGAGCGCTTTTTTTGGCATTTAATGCTGACAGAAAGACGTGGGACTATTGCAGACAAAAACAATCTGGCACGCAG TTTGACAGACCTTGGATTTAAAGTCAGATGCTTTGATGACCTGAAAGCAGAAGATATGCTGGAGAAAATTTATGATG CCTCTGCGGAGGACCACAGTGATGCCGACTGCTTTGTATGTGTGATCCTGAGCCATGGTGAGGATGACCATGTTTACGCATATGATGCCCCAATCAAAATTGAGGCAATCACAAGCATGTtcagaggagacaggtgccagagTCTGGTAGGAAAGCCTAAAATATTTATCATTCAG GCATGTCGAGGTAACAAACATGATGATCCAGTTGTTGTTCGGGATTTAGTAGACAGTACAGAGAATGAATCCATTGCCAATGAGACTGAAGTGGATGCAGCTGGTGTCTGTACCCTGCCTGCTGGTGCAGACTTTCTCATGTGCTACTCTGTGGCACAAG GGTACTTTTCTCACCGCGAAACTGTGAATGGCTCCTGGTACGTTCAAGATTTATGCGAGGCACTTAGAAAGCACGGCTCTTCCTTGGAGTTCACAGAGCTTCTCACTGTCGTTAACAGGAAAGTGGCTCATCGCAAGGTAGATATGTGCAGAGATATTAATGCTATAGGAAAGAAGCAGATTCCTTGTTTTGCCTCAATGTTAActaaaaaactgtattttcatcCGAAATCCAAGTAG
- the CASP6 gene encoding caspase-6 isoform X2: MASSERRRPPGGQVQLDSRPTLSTIDGNQNITEVDALDRRQTLDPLEQYKMNHKRRGVALIFNQERFFWHLMLTERRGTIADKNNLARSLTDLGFKVRCFDDLKAEDMLEKIYDASAEDHSDADCFVCVILSHGEDDHVYAYDAPIKIEAITSMFRGDRCQSLVGKPKIFIIQACRGNKHDDPVVVRDLVDSTENESIANETEVDAAGVCTLPAGADFLMCYSVAQGYFSHRETVNGSWYVQDLCEALRKHGSSLEFTELLTVVNRKVAHRKVDMCRDINAIGKKQIPCFASMLTKKLYFHPKSK; the protein is encoded by the exons atggcgagctcggagcggcggcggccgccgggag GCCAAGTCCAGCTGGATAGCAGACCTACCTTAAGCACCATAG ATGGAAATCAGAACATCACAGAAGTAGATGCACTTGATAGAAG ACAAACACTTGACCCTTTAGAGCAGTACAAAATGAATCACAAAAGAAGAGGAGTTGCATTAATCTTCAATCAGGAGCGCTTTTTTTGGCATTTAATGCTGACAGAAAGACGTGGGACTATTGCAGACAAAAACAATCTGGCACGCAG TTTGACAGACCTTGGATTTAAAGTCAGATGCTTTGATGACCTGAAAGCAGAAGATATGCTGGAGAAAATTTATGATG CCTCTGCGGAGGACCACAGTGATGCCGACTGCTTTGTATGTGTGATCCTGAGCCATGGTGAGGATGACCATGTTTACGCATATGATGCCCCAATCAAAATTGAGGCAATCACAAGCATGTtcagaggagacaggtgccagagTCTGGTAGGAAAGCCTAAAATATTTATCATTCAG GCATGTCGAGGTAACAAACATGATGATCCAGTTGTTGTTCGGGATTTAGTAGACAGTACAGAGAATGAATCCATTGCCAATGAGACTGAAGTGGATGCAGCTGGTGTCTGTACCCTGCCTGCTGGTGCAGACTTTCTCATGTGCTACTCTGTGGCACAAG GGTACTTTTCTCACCGCGAAACTGTGAATGGCTCCTGGTACGTTCAAGATTTATGCGAGGCACTTAGAAAGCACGGCTCTTCCTTGGAGTTCACAGAGCTTCTCACTGTCGTTAACAGGAAAGTGGCTCATCGCAAGGTAGATATGTGCAGAGATATTAATGCTATAGGAAAGAAGCAGATTCCTTGTTTTGCCTCAATGTTAActaaaaaactgtattttcatcCGAAATCCAAGTAG
- the PLA2G12A gene encoding group XIIA secretory phospholipase A2: protein MARALLLLLLLLLACAWLSPRPPAARGQEPPQTPDWRMTLKTIRNGVHKIDVYLNAALDLLGGEDGLCQYKCGDGSKPFARYGYKPSPPNGCGSPLFGVQFDIGIPSMTKCCNQHDRCYDTCGNKKNDCDEQFQSCLSKICRDVQKTLGISESVQACESTVQLLFDAVIHLGCKPYLDSQRAACMCQYEDKTDL, encoded by the exons ATGGCccgtgccctgctgctgctgctgctgctgctgctggcctgcgCCTGGCtgagcccgcggccgccggcggcgcggggccaggAGCCGCCGCAGACGCCCGACTGGCGCATGACCCTGAAGACCATCCGCAACGGCGTGCACAAGATCGACGTGTACCTCAACGCGGCCCTCGACCTGCTGGGCGGCGAGGACGGCCTCTGCCAGTACAAGTGCGGCGACG GATCAAAGCCCTTTGCCCGCTATGGATATAAACCCTCACCACCAAATGGTTGTGGATCTCCTCTGTTTGGAGTTCAG tttgacATTGGTATCCCTTCGATGACGAAGTGCTGCAATCAGCATGACAGATGCTACGATACTTGTGGCAATAAAAAAAATGATTGTGATGAGCAGTTTCAGTCCTGCCTCTCCAAAATCTGCAGAGATGTACAGAAAACACTTGGAATATCGGAAAGTGTACAAG CTTGTGAATCAACAGTTCAGCTGTTGTTTGATGCAGTTATACATTTAGGATGTAAACCCTACCTGGACAGCCAGAGAGCTGCATGCATGTGTCAGTATGAGGATAAAACAGATCTCTAA
- the CASP6 gene encoding caspase-6 isoform X1: protein MASSERRRPPGGQVQLDSRPTLSTIGNGNQNITEVDALDRRQTLDPLEQYKMNHKRRGVALIFNQERFFWHLMLTERRGTIADKNNLARSLTDLGFKVRCFDDLKAEDMLEKIYDASAEDHSDADCFVCVILSHGEDDHVYAYDAPIKIEAITSMFRGDRCQSLVGKPKIFIIQACRGNKHDDPVVVRDLVDSTENESIANETEVDAAGVCTLPAGADFLMCYSVAQGYFSHRETVNGSWYVQDLCEALRKHGSSLEFTELLTVVNRKVAHRKVDMCRDINAIGKKQIPCFASMLTKKLYFHPKSK, encoded by the exons atggcgagctcggagcggcggcggccgccgggag GCCAAGTCCAGCTGGATAGCAGACCTACCTTAAGCACCATAGGTA ATGGAAATCAGAACATCACAGAAGTAGATGCACTTGATAGAAG ACAAACACTTGACCCTTTAGAGCAGTACAAAATGAATCACAAAAGAAGAGGAGTTGCATTAATCTTCAATCAGGAGCGCTTTTTTTGGCATTTAATGCTGACAGAAAGACGTGGGACTATTGCAGACAAAAACAATCTGGCACGCAG TTTGACAGACCTTGGATTTAAAGTCAGATGCTTTGATGACCTGAAAGCAGAAGATATGCTGGAGAAAATTTATGATG CCTCTGCGGAGGACCACAGTGATGCCGACTGCTTTGTATGTGTGATCCTGAGCCATGGTGAGGATGACCATGTTTACGCATATGATGCCCCAATCAAAATTGAGGCAATCACAAGCATGTtcagaggagacaggtgccagagTCTGGTAGGAAAGCCTAAAATATTTATCATTCAG GCATGTCGAGGTAACAAACATGATGATCCAGTTGTTGTTCGGGATTTAGTAGACAGTACAGAGAATGAATCCATTGCCAATGAGACTGAAGTGGATGCAGCTGGTGTCTGTACCCTGCCTGCTGGTGCAGACTTTCTCATGTGCTACTCTGTGGCACAAG GGTACTTTTCTCACCGCGAAACTGTGAATGGCTCCTGGTACGTTCAAGATTTATGCGAGGCACTTAGAAAGCACGGCTCTTCCTTGGAGTTCACAGAGCTTCTCACTGTCGTTAACAGGAAAGTGGCTCATCGCAAGGTAGATATGTGCAGAGATATTAATGCTATAGGAAAGAAGCAGATTCCTTGTTTTGCCTCAATGTTAActaaaaaactgtattttcatcCGAAATCCAAGTAG